The genome window ACAAGACCATCCTCATAAAAGACGTAGGCCCATTTGATATTTTCCACTTGAAAACGCGATGTTTCTAAAGGTTTGGCCGCAAACTCAATATCACGTTCTTCTTTCAAAATTCGGTTTACATAATCAAGTGTCTCCCGACTTTCGCCAGCTGGTACAACCGTAAATTCATGCTTGTATTTGTTCATAAAGTAACGGGCTTCATTAGCACGTAAACCAGCAAGCGCTTCTGCTACAGGTGAAGACTCTAAACCAACCGTAGACACATTTTTAAAATCAACGATATAGGACATTTCCACGGCTCCTTTTATCTCTTTATTTCCTAACAACAGGAATCACATTTCTTGCTGTCTTTGCTTCCTGAAAGCAGTTGTTCCAGTTCTTCCTCCGAATAATCACTCAGCCTCTTGTAGGGATCGAAGGGACCCGACTGCACGAGCATGTTCCAATCCATGCTGTTCACCGTATACCCCGGCAGCATGATTGCCCCTTCATTCAACGACTTTCACTTGTCCAGTGCCTTACTCATGTCGACACACATGCTGCGATCGTCCCGTTGCACTCCGGACACATGCCTTGTGGATCGTAAAAGAAAACATGTTTGCTGGTCCGACATAAGGCTGACCCACTCG of Polycladomyces subterraneus contains these proteins:
- a CDS encoding phage tail protein, with translation MSYIVDFKNVSTVGLESSPVAEALAGLRANEARYFMNKYKHEFTVVPAGESRETLDYVNRILKEERDIEFAAKPLETSRFQVENIKWAYVFYEDGLVVNVMYSVDDPKKRAVGFKLSEGMEVPKELEGKFKFARQKSKLAGTIRGSFFVIKGEY